One genomic region from Campylobacter concisus encodes:
- a CDS encoding PstA family ABC transporter permease yields the protein MNTFKDHLVKFYAYLCVFIVVAVIFWIFYFIFVNGISQINLDFLTKNPQGLNLGESGGIKDAIIGSFLLMILSMIFSALLGVSCAIYRQIYCASSTIKLGLKFIIQTMASIPSILLGMFVYGLFIVSLDIPKSLLTASITLALMVFPFVEVSTEKVISQIDEKILRDSFALGVDKNFMARKLVLPTIRKNIISILILAGSYAIGATAPLLLTGVVFMAKAEGLLSPVMALPFHLHMLLSQSVATQNAYATALVLIFILIILHLLSAVVLFDIGEKIARYFKHKKS from the coding sequence ATGAACACTTTTAAAGATCATCTAGTCAAATTTTATGCTTATCTTTGCGTATTTATAGTGGTTGCGGTGATATTTTGGATATTTTATTTCATCTTTGTAAATGGCATCTCTCAGATAAATTTAGACTTTCTGACCAAAAACCCGCAAGGTTTAAATTTAGGTGAGAGTGGTGGCATAAAAGACGCCATCATAGGCTCATTTTTGCTGATGATACTATCTATGATATTTTCTGCGCTTCTTGGCGTTAGCTGCGCCATTTATAGGCAAATTTACTGCGCTTCTAGCACGATCAAGCTTGGGCTTAAATTTATCATCCAAACGATGGCCTCCATACCTTCTATCTTACTTGGGATGTTTGTTTATGGGCTTTTTATCGTTAGTCTTGATATCCCTAAAAGCCTGCTAACAGCTAGCATTACGCTTGCCTTGATGGTCTTTCCATTTGTTGAAGTAAGCACAGAAAAGGTGATCTCGCAGATCGATGAAAAGATCTTAAGAGATAGCTTCGCGCTTGGCGTTGATAAAAATTTCATGGCTAGAAAGCTGGTTTTGCCAACTATTAGAAAAAATATAATATCTATCTTGATACTTGCTGGCAGCTACGCCATAGGGGCTACCGCACCGCTACTTTTAACAGGGGTCGTTTTTATGGCAAAGGCAGAAGGCCTGCTCTCGCCAGTTATGGCACTGCCTTTTCACCTGCACATGCTCCTAAGCCAGTCAGTCGCAACGCAAAATGCATATGCCACGGCGCTCGTGCTAATTTTTATTTTGATCATTTTGCACCTACTTTCAGCTGTAGTTTTATTTGATATAGGAGAGAAAATTGCCAGATATTTTAAACATAAAAAATCTTAG
- a CDS encoding CBU_0592 family membrane protein: MIDLFQIIGFLGMICIVMGYFLLQIGRLNSRDLAYQIINLAGAVLLIISLFVHFNLGSFLIEVFWIIITIYGIYKIYKERA, from the coding sequence TTGATCGATCTTTTTCAGATCATTGGCTTTTTAGGGATGATTTGCATCGTGATGGGCTACTTTTTACTTCAGATTGGCCGCCTAAATAGCCGCGATCTAGCCTATCAGATAATAAATTTAGCAGGTGCGGTGCTACTTATAATCTCGCTTTTTGTGCACTTTAACCTCGGATCATTTTTGATAGAGGTCTTTTGGATAATCATTACGATTTATGGAATTTATAAAATTTACAAGGAGAGAGCGTGA
- a CDS encoding cation diffusion facilitator family transporter yields MSSPFDYEFNRINKQECTQGENKAVIAAGACAFLLALVKFAAGLFSGSVAVLGSAIDSMLDFIVSLLNLFALRKSRKQADERFNFGYTKLEALAALFECVIIVLASGFIFYESIKKFSEPNLEIDLGLSLGVMVFSVVVTLCLVLFLNQISKKSGNLIIKADALHYKIDLFSNLAVIISLLIIKFSGFVMIDAIFGIVISGYIAQSAISLGKDALGVLLDHAASPEITEGIIKMIKAKQGVSDFHYLNTRQSANTIFLTLHLVFDKDISLYDAHEVADSLEAEIREKFRDYSWQITTHLDPYNDKEGR; encoded by the coding sequence TTGTCAAGTCCGTTTGATTATGAGTTTAACCGTATAAATAAGCAGGAGTGCACACAGGGTGAAAATAAGGCCGTTATCGCAGCCGGAGCTTGCGCCTTTTTGCTCGCACTTGTGAAATTTGCAGCCGGACTTTTTAGCGGCTCGGTCGCTGTACTTGGCTCGGCGATCGACTCGATGCTTGATTTTATCGTGTCACTTTTAAATTTATTTGCGCTTAGAAAGTCAAGAAAGCAAGCTGATGAGAGATTTAACTTTGGCTACACAAAGCTAGAGGCGTTAGCAGCGCTATTTGAGTGCGTCATCATCGTGTTAGCGTCAGGCTTTATCTTTTATGAGAGCATTAAGAAATTTAGCGAGCCAAATTTAGAGATAGACCTTGGCTTAAGCCTTGGTGTGATGGTATTTTCGGTTGTAGTGACGCTATGTTTGGTGCTATTTTTAAACCAAATTTCTAAAAAAAGTGGCAACCTTATCATAAAAGCAGACGCGCTGCACTATAAGATCGACCTTTTTAGCAACCTAGCAGTCATTATCTCGCTACTTATTATTAAATTTAGCGGATTTGTGATGATAGATGCTATCTTTGGTATCGTGATAAGTGGCTACATCGCTCAAAGCGCGATAAGCCTTGGCAAAGATGCCCTTGGTGTCTTGCTAGATCACGCAGCAAGTCCTGAGATCACAGAGGGGATCATCAAGATGATAAAGGCAAAGCAGGGGGTTTCAGACTTTCACTATCTAAACACAAGACAGAGCGCAAATACCATATTTTTAACGCTGCATTTAGTTTTTGACAAAGATATCTCGCTTTACGACGCGCACGAGGTGGCCGACTCGCTTGAAGCTGAGATAAGAGAGAAATTTAGGGATTATTCGTGGCAGATAACCACGCATTTAGACCCATACAACGACAAAGAAGGGAGATGA
- a CDS encoding tetratricopeptide repeat protein, translating to MKKMIFISILAACAFAGNFEDGLKAYGSSNFKEALAKFEAGCAENDVKSCVKTGAIYQLGKTALPNPSKALEYYNKACEAGEVEGCSAAGGLYLNTEPQKARELFNKACEKNDGYSCEMVGSILIEAKEFKKAYEFLVKGCELGDKMSCEFAGDLRRSKQL from the coding sequence ATGAAAAAAATGATTTTTATCTCAATCTTAGCTGCTTGTGCTTTTGCAGGTAACTTTGAAGATGGCCTAAAGGCATATGGGAGCTCGAATTTCAAAGAAGCTTTAGCTAAATTTGAAGCAGGATGTGCAGAAAATGATGTAAAATCATGTGTAAAAACTGGCGCCATTTACCAACTAGGAAAAACGGCTCTGCCTAATCCAAGCAAGGCCTTGGAGTACTATAACAAAGCTTGCGAAGCTGGCGAGGTTGAAGGTTGCTCGGCAGCTGGTGGACTTTATCTAAATACTGAGCCACAAAAAGCAAGAGAACTTTTTAATAAAGCTTGTGAGAAGAATGATGGATATTCTTGCGAGATGGTAGGTTCTATCTTGATAGAGGCTAAAGAATTTAAAAAAGCTTATGAATTTTTAGTAAAAGGCTGCGAATTAGGCGATAAGATGTCTTGCGAATTTGCAGGCGATCTAAGACGCTCAAAACAACTATAA
- a CDS encoding M48 family metallopeptidase, producing MARKTPSLKQKMARKTPSLKQKSINLDFYGLSILINFKTNVKSMRLRVGKDAKITLSMPFYSTQKMALSFLEMHKIWLENTYKKALVNLPKDNEMKFLGQVYKIKFDENFKEPFFDGEFVFTPNLKSLECFKKVRAKELFLELVSHFQPFINKPIKRIVIRNSKTRWGSCNHKKGYINLSLRLIEKPLSAVRYVVLHELTHMLYPHHQKSFYDFIEKIMPNYKKQEQILKA from the coding sequence ATGGCAAGAAAAACGCCTAGTTTAAAGCAAAAAATGGCAAGAAAAACGCCTAGTTTAAAGCAAAAGAGCATAAATTTAGACTTTTATGGGCTAAGCATTTTAATAAATTTTAAAACAAATGTAAAATCCATGCGTTTAAGAGTTGGTAAGGACGCTAAGATCACGCTATCTATGCCATTTTACAGCACACAAAAGATGGCTCTTAGCTTTCTTGAGATGCATAAAATTTGGCTTGAAAATACTTACAAAAAAGCTCTTGTAAATTTGCCAAAAGATAATGAGATGAAATTTCTTGGACAAGTTTATAAGATAAAATTTGATGAAAATTTTAAAGAGCCATTTTTTGATGGCGAGTTTGTCTTTACGCCAAATTTAAAAAGCCTTGAGTGTTTTAAAAAAGTAAGAGCAAAAGAGCTGTTTTTAGAGCTTGTAAGCCATTTTCAGCCTTTTATAAATAAGCCAATCAAGCGCATCGTCATACGAAATAGCAAAACTCGCTGGGGCAGCTGCAATCATAAAAAAGGCTATATAAACCTAAGCCTAAGACTCATAGAAAAGCCACTCTCAGCCGTGCGCTACGTCGTTCTTCACGAACTAACACACATGCTCTATCCACATCATCAAAAAAGTTTTTACGATTTTATAGAAAAAATCATGCCTAATTATAAAAAACAAGAGCAAATTTTAAAAGCGTAA
- a CDS encoding phosphate ABC transporter ATP-binding protein, with the protein MPDILNIKNLSIFYQDNEILKDLNLNVAENKIICLMGSSGCGKSTFLSALNGFLEQKGGRYSGEILFKGENIKNKGEIWLRRKLAILFQDATLFPFSVERNLTYAMEFYEGSIKDKQKRVEELLKSVNLLGEISDLDMPASKLSGGQKQRLCIARMLTTKPEVLMLDEPCSSLDMKNVLIVEELLKSLSQRYTIIITTHNEEQAKRLGGRIVRIVDKKFKF; encoded by the coding sequence TTGCCAGATATTTTAAACATAAAAAATCTTAGTATCTTTTACCAAGATAATGAAATTTTAAAAGATCTAAATTTAAACGTCGCCGAAAACAAGATCATCTGCCTAATGGGAAGCTCAGGATGTGGCAAATCGACATTTCTTTCAGCGCTAAATGGCTTTTTGGAGCAAAAAGGCGGCAGATATAGCGGAGAAATTTTATTTAAAGGCGAAAATATCAAAAATAAGGGCGAAATTTGGCTAAGAAGGAAGCTAGCCATACTCTTTCAAGACGCCACACTCTTTCCTTTTAGCGTCGAGAGAAATTTGACCTATGCAATGGAATTTTACGAGGGCAGCATAAAAGATAAGCAAAAAAGAGTAGAAGAGCTCTTAAAAAGCGTAAATTTACTGGGTGAAATAAGTGACCTAGATATGCCAGCTAGCAAGCTCTCTGGTGGTCAAAAGCAAAGACTTTGCATCGCAAGGATGCTAACTACAAAGCCTGAAGTACTCATGCTTGATGAGCCTTGCTCATCGCTTGATATGAAAAATGTCTTGATCGTAGAGGAGCTTTTAAAAAGCTTGTCGCAAAGATACACTATCATCATCACCACGCACAATGAGGAGCAGGCAAAAAGGCTTGGCGGCAGGATAGTTCGAATTGTAGATAAGAAATTTAAATTTTAA
- a CDS encoding phosphate ABC transporter substrate-binding protein, translated as MKKSLMLAASMLLLSLNFASGADEKTQVSFSGSSTLAPVIAKISTDFIEKYETWDKVDSTLPNKNITIFVSAGGSGAGVKAVLDHVADFGMLARDIKDSEKAKIKDMKAYTLGIDALCVAVNPENEVIKLKGGNLSKDEIIKIFSGEYKKWSDLDKSLPNDEIVVVTRDLGGGAHEVFQKKIMKDVKVSKNVIQSPSMGALVSKIIENKNAIGYASFGITNQNKGKLIPLNVDGVEPTVKNIVDGKYYISRPLIIVKSGDLSKSEQIFVDVLNSAEGQKTIEKMGFIPVK; from the coding sequence ATGAAAAAATCACTTATGTTGGCCGCTTCTATGCTGCTTTTATCTTTAAATTTCGCTTCTGGCGCGGATGAGAAAACGCAAGTTAGCTTTAGTGGCTCATCTACTCTAGCTCCGGTCATCGCTAAAATTTCAACTGACTTTATCGAAAAATACGAGACTTGGGATAAAGTAGATAGCACTTTACCAAACAAAAATATCACCATTTTTGTCTCAGCTGGTGGCTCTGGCGCTGGCGTAAAAGCTGTGCTTGATCATGTCGCTGACTTTGGCATGCTAGCTCGCGACATAAAAGATAGCGAAAAAGCAAAGATCAAGGATATGAAAGCCTATACACTTGGTATAGACGCACTTTGCGTGGCTGTAAACCCAGAAAATGAGGTAATAAAGCTAAAGGGCGGAAATTTGAGTAAAGATGAGATTATCAAAATTTTCTCAGGCGAGTACAAAAAGTGGAGCGACCTTGACAAATCTCTACCAAATGACGAAATAGTCGTAGTTACAAGAGATCTTGGCGGCGGTGCTCACGAGGTATTTCAAAAAAAGATCATGAAAGATGTAAAAGTTAGCAAAAACGTCATCCAATCACCTTCCATGGGCGCACTTGTCTCAAAAATAATCGAAAATAAAAACGCAATTGGCTACGCTTCTTTTGGTATCACAAATCAAAACAAAGGCAAACTAATACCGCTAAATGTTGACGGTGTAGAGCCAACTGTGAAAAATATAGTTGACGGCAAATACTACATCTCTCGTCCACTCATCATCGTAAAAAGTGGCGATCTAAGCAAGAGCGAGCAAATTTTTGTTGATGTGCTAAATTCAGCCGAAGGTCAAAAGACTATCGAAAAAATGGGATTTATACCAGTAAAATAG
- a CDS encoding agmatine deiminase family protein has product MRAYAEWEEQELLFLSLPHSKSDWEPYLEEILAGYEELMAAVTPYEKVVLICPDETNFTRFKKFKNVEFVKLDTDDTWIRDYGMIDVCTKDGVKSYDFKFNAWGGKFKSSKDDAINLELAKIYKTKLEPVDMILEGGSVEFNGDGVLLTTSKCLLNENRNKALSKEQIEEKLKNLFGLKRIIWLENGFIKGDDTDSHIDTLARFITPDTIAYAACDDKSDEHFDELKKMEDELKKTGFKLLALPLPKPKFYDGKRLGCTYANFIFINGALIVPTYNDENDEKVLNLLAQALPDRKIIGVNSLVFVRQNGSLHCSSQNRYKRA; this is encoded by the coding sequence GTGAGAGCGTATGCAGAGTGGGAAGAGCAGGAGCTTTTGTTTTTATCGCTGCCGCATAGTAAGAGCGACTGGGAGCCTTATTTAGAGGAGATTTTGGCGGGCTATGAGGAGCTTATGGCTGCTGTTACGCCCTATGAAAAGGTGGTGCTTATCTGCCCTGATGAGACGAATTTCACTAGATTTAAGAAATTTAAAAATGTAGAGTTTGTAAAACTTGATACTGACGATACTTGGATCAGAGACTACGGTATGATCGATGTTTGCACCAAGGATGGCGTAAAGAGCTATGACTTTAAATTTAACGCTTGGGGTGGTAAATTTAAGAGTTCAAAAGATGATGCGATAAATTTAGAGCTAGCTAAAATTTACAAGACCAAGCTTGAGCCAGTTGATATGATACTAGAGGGCGGAAGTGTTGAGTTCAACGGAGATGGCGTGCTTTTAACCACCTCAAAATGCCTGCTAAATGAAAATAGAAACAAAGCGCTTAGCAAAGAGCAGATCGAAGAAAAGCTAAAAAATTTATTTGGCTTAAAACGTATCATCTGGCTTGAAAATGGCTTTATAAAAGGCGATGATACAGATAGTCACATCGACACTTTAGCGCGCTTTATCACGCCTGATACGATAGCTTACGCAGCTTGCGATGACAAGAGTGATGAGCACTTTGATGAGCTTAAAAAGATGGAAGATGAGCTTAAAAAAACTGGCTTTAAACTACTTGCTTTGCCGCTTCCTAAGCCTAAATTTTATGATGGTAAAAGGCTTGGCTGCACATATGCGAACTTCATCTTTATAAATGGTGCGCTAATCGTGCCAACATATAATGATGAAAACGATGAAAAGGTGCTAAATTTACTAGCTCAGGCATTGCCAGATAGAAAGATCATCGGTGTAAATTCGTTAGTTTTTGTCCGTCAAAATGGCTCGCTTCACTGCTCAAGCCAAAATAGATACAAAAGGGCTTAA
- a CDS encoding TAXI family TRAP transporter solute-binding subunit has protein sequence MKTTSLALAGLLLATTLSAKEFISIGTGGMTGTYYPIGGAICRLANKNTNVKCSVQSTGGSVYNVNNVLKKELTFGFVQSDVVYDKFNGTGKFDGAKDENLRSVVAIYPELLAFVVAKDSGLTSDLASFAGKKYNVGNPGSGNEVSTLEVFKAKGFDVSKLGYRGVLTVGECPHALKDKKIDGYSFVVGHPTANITDAATSLPIDILNIEGSEIDKLLKEKPYFAKGVIPKGSYDGVDHDVNTIGVKAVLVTSKDTKDEAVKAVIKAILDNFDEYKTLHPALKSVKKEDLVQGLSAPLHPAAEAAFKEAGILK, from the coding sequence ATGAAAACTACTTCTTTGGCACTTGCTGGCTTGCTTTTAGCAACAACTCTTTCAGCAAAAGAATTTATCAGTATCGGCACTGGCGGCATGACAGGCACTTATTATCCGATAGGTGGAGCGATTTGCCGTTTAGCAAACAAAAATACTAATGTAAAATGCTCAGTCCAATCAACTGGCGGCTCTGTTTATAACGTAAATAACGTTTTGAAAAAAGAGCTCACATTTGGCTTTGTTCAAAGTGACGTTGTCTATGATAAATTTAACGGCACTGGCAAATTTGACGGAGCAAAAGATGAAAATTTACGCTCAGTAGTTGCGATCTATCCAGAACTTCTTGCATTTGTTGTAGCAAAAGATAGCGGTCTGACAAGCGATCTTGCTTCATTTGCAGGTAAAAAATACAACGTTGGCAACCCAGGCAGCGGCAACGAAGTGAGCACACTTGAAGTCTTTAAAGCAAAAGGCTTTGACGTTTCAAAACTAGGATACCGCGGCGTTTTAACAGTTGGCGAATGCCCACACGCACTAAAAGATAAAAAGATAGACGGATATAGCTTTGTCGTCGGCCATCCAACTGCAAACATCACTGATGCTGCGACATCTTTGCCGATTGATATCCTAAATATCGAAGGTAGTGAGATCGATAAGCTTCTTAAAGAGAAACCATACTTTGCAAAAGGCGTCATCCCAAAAGGCTCTTATGATGGCGTCGATCACGATGTAAATACTATTGGCGTAAAAGCTGTTTTAGTAACTAGCAAAGACACAAAAGATGAGGCTGTAAAAGCTGTGATAAAAGCTATTTTAGACAACTTTGATGAGTATAAAACTCTTCACCCAGCACTAAAATCAGTTAAAAAAGAAGATCTCGTTCAAGGTCTTTCAGCTCCGCTTCACCCAGCTGCAGAGGCTGCGTTTAAAGAGGCTGGTATCTTAAAATAG
- the pstC gene encoding phosphate ABC transporter permease subunit PstC translates to MTGQIFKGGVYAFTLLSAVLLLLLVGFLLLNSTSFFAEVNLFDFLLNDDWDVSTEPFSFGLFNILIANFAVAFLACIFSFFISLGVTIFICFFASAWLRHVLDWMIRILAGIPSIIYGFFALYTVVKILESELKMSAGESVLAASLILSVMILPFFTSHLLQSVGLLKQNFKTNSDALGVSTGYFIRKVILRKSIKASISGFILAFSRAAGETMAVMMVIGNTPLFPHLLSKAQTIPSLIALEMGMSEAGSLHYHALIASGFILLVFIFMLNIFIFKFEKNNEHF, encoded by the coding sequence ATGACAGGGCAAATTTTTAAAGGCGGGGTATATGCTTTCACACTTTTATCCGCCGTGCTTTTGCTTTTACTCGTGGGGTTTTTACTACTAAATTCCACGAGTTTTTTTGCAGAAGTAAACCTTTTTGACTTCTTGCTAAATGACGACTGGGACGTTAGCACAGAGCCATTTAGCTTTGGGCTGTTTAATATCCTAATCGCAAATTTCGCAGTCGCATTTTTAGCTTGCATATTTTCATTTTTTATCTCGCTTGGCGTTACTATCTTTATCTGCTTTTTTGCAAGTGCTTGGCTTAGGCATGTGCTAGACTGGATGATAAGAATTCTAGCTGGCATACCCTCTATCATATATGGATTTTTCGCGCTTTACACGGTTGTAAAAATTTTAGAGTCAGAGCTAAAAATGTCCGCTGGCGAGTCAGTCTTGGCAGCTAGCCTCATCCTTAGCGTCATGATACTGCCCTTTTTTACTTCGCACTTGCTCCAAAGCGTGGGTCTACTAAAACAAAATTTCAAAACAAACTCAGACGCGCTTGGCGTAAGCACTGGATACTTTATACGTAAGGTCATTTTAAGAAAATCGATCAAAGCAAGCATTTCAGGCTTTATACTCGCATTTTCAAGAGCAGCTGGCGAGACTATGGCTGTGATGATGGTCATAGGCAACACCCCACTTTTTCCGCACCTGCTCTCAAAAGCTCAGACCATACCATCTCTAATAGCCCTTGAAATGGGTATGAGCGAGGCTGGCAGCTTGCACTATCACGCTCTTATTGCAAGCGGATTTATCCTGCTTGTTTTTATATTTATGCTAAATATTTTTATCTTTAAATTTGAGAAAAACAATGAACACTTTTAA
- a CDS encoding TRAP transporter permease yields the protein MNEVKDNEEQFVEVKTREINSNFYNYFIAIVCFSWSVFQLYIAYFPLNTNISRSVHLAFAVGLVFLLYPVTFHKKAHSSLPFYDLVFCVIGVVAVLYPAVYFYELADRTGDYIKQDVIISFIAIFILLEGGRRVMGPALGIICAIFLIYDHFGPYMPDIIAHQGASLEKIAGHMFLTTEGVFGVPIGVSVSFIYLFVLFGSLLERAGAGQYFINLAFSLLGKYRGGPAKASVIASGLTGMVSGSSTANVVTVGTFTIPLMKKAGLSRTKAGAIEVAAGVNGQLMPPIMGAAAFIIAEFLGMTYTNVMMAAVIPAFACYLSLFFIVHLESVKLGLKGIDQSEFHSRFKIFVSGLHYITPILILLYTLLIAKESAISAAFNAIGFLFLIMIFQEPTKKLASGEKVGINDVLIGFEDIFWAMVTAAKSMTTIAIATALAGIIVGSISLTGLGQVLSDLVELLAGDNIVMILLLTAMMSLILGMGLPTTANYIVVSSLVAPVILFLAHKNGFLIPAIAVHLFVFYFGILADDTPPVGIAAYAAAGIAKANPITVGVQGFFYDLRTAILPFAFFFNNKLMLIDSVNEGDPLDSKGIVWMSNPLEILLVFGMAIVGMFAFSSLLQGYYVTKLRIWERILLIPVVPLALVPNICAKFNLIPNEYTAYIVAAVLYGFVFMTQWGIKDKPLDQIKII from the coding sequence ATGAACGAAGTTAAAGACAATGAAGAACAATTTGTCGAGGTAAAAACAAGGGAGATAAATAGCAATTTTTACAACTATTTCATTGCGATTGTATGCTTTTCTTGGTCGGTTTTTCAGCTTTATATAGCGTATTTCCCGCTAAATACTAACATTTCACGCTCAGTGCACCTAGCTTTTGCGGTTGGGCTTGTATTTTTGCTCTATCCAGTCACTTTTCATAAAAAGGCTCACTCAAGTTTGCCGTTTTACGATCTAGTTTTTTGCGTGATAGGCGTTGTTGCCGTGCTTTATCCAGCAGTATATTTCTACGAGCTTGCTGATAGGACGGGGGACTATATCAAGCAAGATGTGATCATCTCATTTATCGCTATTTTTATCTTGCTTGAGGGTGGTAGACGCGTGATGGGGCCAGCTCTTGGTATCATCTGTGCTATATTTTTGATATACGATCACTTTGGCCCTTATATGCCAGACATCATCGCTCATCAGGGTGCTAGCCTAGAAAAGATCGCAGGACATATGTTTTTAACAACAGAGGGTGTCTTTGGTGTGCCTATCGGCGTTAGCGTTAGTTTTATCTACCTTTTCGTTCTTTTTGGCTCATTGCTTGAAAGGGCAGGAGCTGGACAATACTTCATAAATTTAGCCTTCTCGCTTCTTGGCAAATATAGAGGTGGCCCAGCCAAAGCCTCAGTCATCGCAAGTGGCCTAACAGGCATGGTTTCAGGTAGCTCAACAGCAAATGTCGTAACTGTTGGTACATTTACCATACCGCTTATGAAAAAAGCTGGTCTTTCGCGCACAAAAGCTGGTGCTATCGAGGTTGCAGCCGGTGTAAATGGACAGCTCATGCCACCTATCATGGGTGCGGCTGCTTTTATTATCGCTGAGTTTTTAGGCATGACATATACAAATGTTATGATGGCAGCGGTAATTCCTGCATTTGCATGCTATTTGTCGCTATTTTTTATCGTGCATTTAGAGAGCGTAAAGCTTGGGCTAAAAGGCATAGATCAGAGCGAATTTCACTCAAGATTTAAAATTTTTGTGAGCGGTCTTCACTACATAACGCCGATCTTGATTTTACTTTATACATTGCTAATCGCAAAAGAATCAGCTATCTCGGCGGCTTTTAATGCGATTGGATTTTTATTTTTAATAATGATCTTTCAAGAGCCAACTAAAAAGCTAGCAAGTGGCGAAAAAGTTGGTATAAATGACGTACTTATTGGCTTTGAGGATATATTTTGGGCGATGGTTACAGCCGCAAAAAGTATGACTACTATTGCCATCGCAACAGCGCTTGCTGGCATCATCGTGGGCTCTATCTCTTTAACTGGCCTTGGCCAAGTACTTTCAGATTTAGTTGAGTTACTTGCTGGTGATAATATAGTTATGATATTGCTTCTTACTGCGATGATGTCACTTATACTAGGAATGGGCCTTCCAACAACAGCGAACTACATCGTAGTTTCAAGTCTTGTGGCACCTGTTATTTTATTTTTGGCACACAAAAATGGCTTTTTGATCCCAGCCATTGCTGTGCATCTTTTTGTCTTTTACTTTGGAATTTTAGCCGATGATACACCACCAGTTGGTATCGCAGCTTATGCAGCAGCTGGTATCGCTAAAGCAAATCCTATAACTGTTGGCGTTCAAGGATTCTTTTATGATCTAAGAACAGCGATCTTACCATTTGCTTTTTTCTTTAACAACAAACTTATGCTAATAGATAGCGTAAATGAGGGCGATCCGCTTGATTCAAAAGGAATAGTCTGGATGAGTAATCCGCTTGAAATTTTACTTGTCTTTGGTATGGCGATCGTGGGAATGTTTGCATTTTCAAGCTTACTTCAAGGCTACTATGTCACAAAGCTTAGAATTTGGGAGCGTATTCTTTTGATTCCGGTTGTGCCACTAGCTCTTGTACCAAATATATGTGCGAAATTTAATCTTATACCAAACGAATACACTGCTTATATCGTAGCTGCTGTACTTTATGGATTTGTTTTTATGACTCAATGGGGCATTAAAGATAAACCACTTGATCAAATAAAAATAATCTAA
- a CDS encoding carbon-nitrogen hydrolase, with amino-acid sequence MKVALLQQEFKGTKEATIAKTLELIAEAKKGGADLVVCQELHQTQYFCQSEDTNFFDHANDWQEDVAFWGRVAKENGVVLVTSLFEKRADGLYHNTAFVFERDGSVAGKYRKMHIPDDPGFYEKFYFTPGDIGFEPVETSLGKLGVLVCWDQWYPEAARLMALKGAKILIYPTAIGWFEGDSDDEKSRQLEAWVAVQRGHSVANGLPVVAVNRVGFEKDDSGVMDGIKFWGNSFVFGPQGEQLFRANSTDELCKIVEIDMKRSEEVRRIWPFLRDRRIDAYANITKRFID; translated from the coding sequence ATGAAAGTAGCACTACTTCAACAAGAATTTAAAGGCACAAAAGAGGCAACTATCGCAAAGACGCTTGAGCTAATAGCTGAGGCAAAAAAAGGCGGCGCTGATCTAGTAGTATGCCAAGAGCTGCACCAGACGCAGTATTTTTGCCAAAGCGAGGATACAAATTTCTTTGATCACGCAAACGACTGGCAAGAGGACGTCGCTTTTTGGGGTAGGGTAGCAAAAGAAAATGGCGTAGTTTTAGTCACTTCGCTCTTTGAAAAGAGGGCTGACGGACTTTATCACAACACCGCCTTTGTCTTCGAGCGTGACGGCAGCGTGGCTGGCAAATACCGAAAAATGCACATCCCTGATGACCCTGGATTTTACGAGAAATTTTACTTCACGCCTGGTGATATTGGCTTTGAGCCAGTTGAAACAAGCCTTGGCAAGCTTGGCGTTTTGGTTTGCTGGGATCAGTGGTATCCAGAAGCAGCAAGGCTAATGGCGCTAAAAGGGGCAAAAATTCTCATCTATCCAACGGCTATTGGCTGGTTTGAGGGCGATAGTGATGATGAAAAGTCAAGACAGCTTGAAGCGTGGGTGGCGGTGCAAAGAGGTCACAGTGTGGCAAATGGCTTGCCAGTGGTCGCAGTAAATCGCGTGGGCTTTGAAAAAGATGATAGCGGCGTGATGGATGGGATAAAATTTTGGGGAAATAGCTTTGTTTTTGGGCCACAAGGCGAACAACTTTTCCGTGCAAATAGCACAGATGAGCTTTGCAAGATCGTTGAAATAGATATGAAAAGAAGCGAAGAAGTGCGCAGAATTTGGCCATTTTTAAGAGACCGCAGGATCGATGCCTACGCAAATATCACAAAAAGATTTATCGACTAA